One window of the Trifolium pratense cultivar HEN17-A07 linkage group LG2, ARS_RC_1.1, whole genome shotgun sequence genome contains the following:
- the LOC123909813 gene encoding FT-interacting protein 7 codes for MINLKLGVDVVGAHNLLPKDGEGSSNAFVELYFDGQKFRTTIKEKDLNPVWNESFYFNISDPSNLHYLTLEAYVHCHSKATNSSSFLGKVSLTGTSFVPQGDAVVMHYPLEKRGILSRVRGEIGLKIYITDNPTIKSSIPSPVESMPTNNHAEVRGPNAMMNGLSSDRVESSRHTFNHLPNPNHHRNQHQQHSNSYADTHYVTKYEADEMKSDQPQPMKLVHMHSVTSLQPVDFALKETSPFLGGGRVVGGRVVHKDKTSSTYDLVERMYFLYVRVVKARELPSMDVTGSLDPFVEVRIGNYRGITKHFDKNQHPEWHQVFAFSKERMQASVLEVVIKDKDLIKDDFVGIVRFDINEVPLRVPPDSPLAPEWYRLNDKKGEKVKGELMLAVWIGTQADEAFSDAWHSDAASPVDSSPATTAVIRSKVYHAPRLWYVRVNVVEAQDLIPTEKNRFPDAYVKVQIGNQVLKTKTVPARTLNPQWNEDLLFVAAEPFEDHIILSVEDRVGPGKDEIIGRVIIPLNAVERRADDRTIHSRWFNLEKPVAVDVDQLKREKFASRIQLRLCLDGGYHVLDESTHYSSDLRPTAKQLWRPPIGVLELGVLNAIGLHPMKTRDGRGTSDTYCVAKYGHKWVRTRTLVDNLSPKYNEQYTWEVFDPATVLTVGVFDNAQISGEKGNNKDLKIGKVRIRISTLETGRIYTHSYPLLVLHPTGVKKMGELHLAIRFSCTSFANMLYLYSKPLLPKMHYVRPFAVMQLDMLRHQAVNIVAARLGRAEPPLRKEVVEYMSDVDSHLWSMRRSKANFFRVMTVFSGVFAVGKWLGDICMWINPITTVLVHVLFLMLVCFPELILPTLFLYLFLIGVWNFRYRARYPPHMNTRISQADAVHPDEMDEEFDTFPTSKNPDLVRMRYDRLRSVAGRIQTVVGDLASQGERIHAMLSWRDPRATSIFITFCLVSALVLYVTPFQVVAGLAGFYFMRHPRFRNRLPSAPINFFRRLPARTDSML; via the exons ATGATTAACTTAAAGTTAGGGGTAGATGTGGTTGGGGCTCACAATCTACTCCCTAAAGATGGAGAAGGTTCTTCTAATGCCTTTGTGGAACTTTACTTCGACGGCCAAAAGTTCCGAACAACCATCAAAGAAAAAGATCTTAATCCTGTTTGGAATGAGAGTTTCTACTTCAACATATCAGATCCTTCCAATCTTCACTATCTCACTCTTGAAGCTTATGTCCATTGTCATTCCAAAGCTACTAACTCAAGTTCTTTTCTTGGCAAAGTTAGCCTCACCGGTACTTCTTTTGTCCCTCAAGGTGATGCAGTTGTCATGCACTATCCATTGGAAAAGCGCGGCATTTTGTCTCGTGTGAGAGGAGAGATTGGCCTTAAAATTTACATCACTGATAATCCAACCATAAAATCCTCAATTCCGAGTCCTGTTGAGTCCATGCCAACGAATAATCACGCTGAAGTTCGTGGACCTAATGCAATGATGAATGGTTTGTCTAGTGACAGGGTTGAGTCCTCAAGACATACATTTAATCACCTCCCTAACCCAAACCATCACCGAAATCAGCATCAACAACATTCCAATAGCTATGCAGATACTCACTATGTAACGAAGTATGAAGCTGATGAAATGAAATCTGATCAACCACAACCTATGAAGCTAGTACACATGCATTCAGTTACATCCTTACAGCCGGTTGACTTTGCACTTAAAGAAACAAGTCCGTTTCTCGGTGGGGGGAGGGTTGTTGGCGGTCGTGTTGTTCATAAAGACAAGACCTCCAGTACATATGATCTCGTGGAAAGGATGTATTTTTTGTATGTCAGAGTTGTTAAGGCTCGTGAGCTTCCTTCCATGGATGTTACCGGGAGTCTTGATCCATTTGTTGAGGTGAGAATTGGAAACTACAGAGGTATTACCAAACACTTTGATAAGAATCAGCATCCTGAGTGGCATCAGGTTTTCGCATTTTCAAAGGAAAGGATGCAAGCATCTGTACTAGAAGTTGTGATCAAGGACAAGGATCTTATCAAAGATGATTTTGTAGGCATTGTGAGGTTTGACATCAATGAGGTTCCTTTAAGAGTTCCACCGGATAGTCCTTTGGCACCCGAGTGGTACCGTCTCAACGATAAGAAAGGTGAGAAAGTTAAAGGTGAGTTGATGCTAGCTGTTTGGATTGGTACTCAAGCAGATGAAGCCTTTTCGGATGCATGGCATTCAGATGCAGCTTCACCTGTCGACAGCTCTCCTGCTACTACAGCAGTGATACGTTCGAAGGTCTATCATGCTCCAAGGTTGTGGTACGTTCGTGTCAATGTTGTAGAAGCACAAGACTTGATTCCAACGGAGAAAAACCGTTTCCCGGATGCATATGTCAAAGTGCAGATAGGAAACCAGGTGCTGAAAACAAAGACAGTTCCAGCTAGAACTCTAAATCCACAATGGAATGAAGATCTTTTGTTTGTTGCTGCTGAGCCTTTTGAAGATCACATAATACTTTCGGTTGAAGATCGAGTTGGTCCGGGAAAAGATGAGATCATTGGGAGGGTTATCATACCACTAAACGCGGTGGAGAGGCGTGCGGATGATAGAACCATTCATTCTAGATGGTTCAACTTGGAAAAGCCTGTTGCCGTGGATGTTGATCAGCTGAAGAGAGAAAAGTTTGCAAGCAGAATTCAGCTACGTCTATGTCTAGATGGAGGATATCATGTTCTCGACGAATCAACTCATTACAGCAGCGATCTTCGCCCGACGGCAAAACAGTTATGGAGGCCACCAATTGGAGTTTTAGAACTTGGAGTGCTGAACGCCATAGGGCTCCACCCTATGAAAACAAGGGATGGTAGAGGCACTTCTGATACATACTGTGTAGCAAAATATGGTCACAAATGGGTTAGAACAAGAACACTTGTTGATAACTTGTCGCCAAAATACAATGAGCAATATACTTGGGAGGTCTTTGATCCTGCAACAGTCCTCACAGTAGGTGTCTTTGACAATGCTCAAATCAGTGGTGAAAAGGGTAATAACAAAGACTTGAAAATTGGGAAGGTGAGAATTCGCATATCGACTCTCGAAACAGGACGAATTTACACTCACTCATATCCATTGCTAGTTCTTCATCCAACTGGTGTTAAGAAAATGGGTGAACTTCACTTGGCAATAAGATTCTCATGCACCTCATTTGCAAACATGCTTTACCTATACTCAAAACCACTTCTTCCGAAAATGCACTATGTTAGGCCTTTCGCTGTAATGCAACTCGATATGCTACGTCACCAAGCAGTTAACATAGTGGCAGCGCGTCTGGGTCGAGCGGAACCACCACTTCGTAAAGAAGTTGTGGAATACATGTCAGATGTTGACTCACATCTATGGAGCATGCGCCGTAGCAAGGCGAATTTCTTTCGTGTGATGACAGTTTTTTCTGGTGTGTTTGCAGTTGGAAAGTGGTTAGGTGATATCTGCATGTGGATAAATCCTATTACAACAGTTCTTGTTCATGTCTTGTTTCTCATGTTGGTTTGCTTCCCGGAGTTGATCTTGCCTACACTTTTTCTCTACCTGTTCTTGATCGGCGTATGGAACTTCAG GTACCGAGCGAGGTATCCTCCTCACATGAACACAAGAATCTCACAGGCTGATGCAGTACATCCTGATGAGATGGATGAGGAATTTGATACTTTTCCAACAAGCAAAAACCCTGATCTTGTGAGAATGCGGTATGATCGTTTGAGGAGTGTGGCTGGTAGAATACAAACGGTTGTAGGCGATTTGGCTAGCCAGGGTGAGAGGATTCATGCAATGTTGAGCTGGAGAGATCCGCGTGCTACTTCTATATTCATTACTTTCTGTCTGGTATCTGCTTTGGTTCTATATGTTACTCCTTTTCAAGTTGTAGCTGGTTTAGCAGGTTTCTATTTCATGAGGCATCCGAGATTCCGAAACAGGCTTCCGTCTGCACCAATTAACTTCTTTCGACGTCTACCAGCAAGAACTGATAGTATGTTGTAG
- the LOC123909812 gene encoding probable xyloglucan galactosyltransferase GT20: protein MAVSLSRKRSKLSRKQSCSTLTILYSFISRISALIFFLILIYMWSSFSTVITGNIIHVCFSTRKLNNSFYCVSAATHTNPSFEIPNYSLNSVNNNTISTSIITTTEKIEASNSNNATQELGKFPISTPYNEEVENAVKIIEEHLKVHRSWRSDSKNNATCEDGKGIYVYDLPSKFNKDLVGQCSDMLPWQDFCRYISNEGFGEPISKLGKGWYKTHQYSLELIFHSKVLKHPCRVYNENDAKLFYVPFYGGLDVLRWHFNNVSNDVKDSLGLELVKWLERQVTWKRNLGKDHVFVLGKISWDFRRTSDSPWGTRLLELENLQNPIKLLIERQPWHLNDVGIPHPTYFHPKSDNDIIDWQLKIIRSNRKNLVSFAGAARDDADDNIRSILIDQCTSKIDSKCKFLNCSSVKCYEPESIIELFVESEFCLQPPGDSPTRKSVFDSLISGCIPVLFDPFTAYYQYPWHLPEDYDKYSVFLDKKEVREMNVNVVERLGNISMRERENMRRYIVYELLPGLVYGDHNAELEKFQDAFAIIINNLLERVSKFKD from the coding sequence ATGGCAGTGTCATTATCCAGAAAAAGATCCAAATTATCAAGAAAACAATCTTGTTCTACCTTAACAATTCTATACAGCTTCATAAGTAGAATTTCAGCTTTAATCTTTTTCTTAATCCTTATTTACATGTGGTCTTCTTTCTCCACAGTTATAACAGGAAACATTATTCATGTTTGTTTTTCCACAAGAAAACTCAATAATAGCTTCTATTGTGTTTCAGCAGCCACTCATACAAATCCCTCTTTTGAAATCCCAAATTATTCCTTAAATTCCGTAAACAACAATACTATTAGCACCTCCATTATTACTACTACAGAAAAAATTGAGgctagtaatagtaataatgcAACTCAAGAACTTGGAAAGTTTCCAATTAGTACTCCATATAATGAAGAGGTTGAAAATGCTGTtaagatcattgaggaacacTTGAAGGTTCATCGATCGTGGAGGTCGGATAGTAAAAACAATGCAACTTGTGAAGATGGTAAAGGAATATATGTGTATGATTTGCCATCTAAGTTTAACAAGGATTTGGTTGGTCAATGCAGTGACATGCTTCCATGGCAAGATTTTTGTAGATATATCAGTAATGAAGGGTTTGGTGAACCGATATCAAAACTTGGTAAAGGTTGGTATAAAACTCATCAATATTCACTTGAACTTATTTTTCATTCAAAGGTGTTGAAACATCCATGTAGGGTTTATAACGAAAATGATGCAAAACTATTCTATGTTCCATTCTATGGTGGACTTGATGTGTTGAGATGGCATTTCAATAATGTTTCAAATGATGTTAAAGATAGTTTGGGTTTGGAATTAGTTAAGTGGCTTGAGAGACAAGTTACATGGAAAAGGAATTTAGGTAAGGATCATGTTTTTGTTTTAGGGAAAATTTCTTGGGATTTTAGAAGGACTAGTGATTCTCCTTGGGGTACTAGATTGTTAGAGCTTGAAAATTTGCAAAATCCGATTAAGTTATTGATCGAACGCCAACCATGGCATTTGAACGACGTTGGAATTCCTCATCCGACTTATTTTCATCCAAAATCAGACAATGATATAATCGATTGGCAGCTGAAAATCATAAGGTCGAACCGAAAGAACCTTGTGAGTTTTGCTGGCGCGGCACGTGATGACGCGGATGACAACATAAGGTCGATATTAATCGACCAATGCACTTCGAAAATTGACAGTAAATGCAAGTTTCTGAACTGCAGTTCTGTTAAATGTTATGAACCAGAATCAATTATAGAACTTTTTGTCGAGTCTGAGTTCTGCCTACAGCCACCGGGGGATAGTCCAACTAGAAAATCAGTTTTTGATTCGCTGATATCAGGTTGTATTCCGGTTCTTTTCGATCCTTTCACAGCTTATTATCAATATCCTTGGCATTTGCCAGAGGATTATGATAAGTATTCTGTGTTTTTGGACAAAAAAGAGGTTAGAGAAATGAATGTGAATGTTGTGGAGAGACTTGGAAATATTTCAATGAGAGAGAGGGAAAACATGAGGAGGTATATAGTATATGAATTATTGCCTGGACTAGTATATGGTGATCATAATGCTGAGCTTGAAAAGTTTCAGGATGCATTTGCTATTATTATCAATAATCTTCTTGAAAGGGTTAGCAAATTCAAGgattaa